The Chrysemys picta bellii isolate R12L10 chromosome 10, ASM1138683v2, whole genome shotgun sequence genome segment ATATAATTTCATTGAAGTTACGCTAGTGATCCGTGTGGCCCTACATAGTATAATAAAGCTTATTGAAAACATTGGCAGAACTTGAACTCGTTTGGCTCTCTTTCTCTTGTTACCTAGACGATAGTTATGAATGATTGTATTATTCGTGGTGATCTGGCAAACGTAAGAGTTGGACGCCACTGTGTTGTGAAAAGCCGCAGTGTCATCAGGCCGCCTTTCAAGAAATTCAGCAAGGGGTAGGAGTTTCTATTTCTTCTGTGCTATGCTGTGAGGCTTGTTAAACTGAAAGGTGAACTTAGAAGCTTTGGATTTGCTAAGAGTTGAACTCAGGGGACTGTTTCTGTTGCTACAGTTTTGCATAAATCCTCCTAAATCCAGCATTTTCtcctattccctgctctgctttgTGGGTCAGTATCCTATCAAATTGCAGCATGGAAGTCACTAGACTGAACTCAGAGACGTAAGTGAAGGAGAGGCTGacctatttattttaaatgtacataTTTGCAATCTTTAAGTCTAAATATATTTTGCTAGTGGTTAGGATTCTTAAACAATTCTGTTTAAACTCTTCAGttcaccttttaaaaatacttgcGCAATGGGAAATACTTACTCCTTTTCTAAGTCCTGAATGCAGCCTGGGACTAGCACATACTCTTCCAATGCACCTCAGCCAGATCTAACTATATTACTACCATATTTTAATAATGTCTATAAAGGGAGAGTCTTGCATTGTACAATAGATGTCTCTGGTACTGGAGATAACTGGGCtggaatattattatttgtagggTCTGTTTATTTGTCCCTTGGTGTCTGTGGTTATTTAACATGCATGGAAAAACATCCCCAAACTAATCCATCAGGCTACTATACTTCCTTCTTTCAAGACCAGCCTCTGCCCTGGATGCAGTCTGTAAGAAATATCTGTAAGATGCCTATAGGAAATCAGCCAGTTAACGGTGGCTAGGTTGTAGAGCAGTTGAGGATACCAAGTGGTTGCTTATTTGTAACAGAAGACGTGTATGTTCGTATGTTACTTGTCATgtgtggcccaatcctgcactgagAGGTGGACCAGGGATCCCTGCACTCACCTGAAGCCCCACTGGAGTCAGCTGGGCCCATCTGACTGCAGTATTGCTCGGTCCAGGGCTTTAGATACTATATTCCAGCCATAGTCTCCAAGGGTTGAGGAATTTCTAATATAAACTACATGCCTGAaattaatttaactttaaaatacCCTGTCAGACTTACTTTCTGCATCAAAAGAAGCAAAATGGCAcaaccctttttttcccctttgcagttTACCTCTGATGACCCACTAGTATCTAATATCTTGGCTGAAGCATTGGCACAAGAAATCCCTTATAGATTCCCATGTCTAAATGCACACTCAACCCACTGGCCTTTATTTAAATCTGATCTGAACCTCGAGCTGTCCTTTGGGACCATGTATCGGCTATAGATATTTTGCATTAACCTTCATACCCAGTCGTGGGCTATTATGGCCTTATCAATGTTTATCAGTAGATGGCCCTAAAAGGATTAAAATCACTTAATCGTTCTGAGCTTTCAGACTTCACTGCTTTATTCTTCTCATTCCTGCTTCCCATTGGGGACCCTAATTCAAAATGCTTTAACAGGCAGCTGGCCTAAAGCTCCTAAACAGCATGTTAAGCCCAGAAAATGTCAGACTTCGTGTGTTCAGTGTCCTAGCTGACTGCTTGGAATTGAAGAGTTAAAATTCAGTATTCCAAAGAGAACAGATTTAATGTTTTTCTCTCCGGTGGAGTTTTAAATACAGACAGTTGCTTCATTATTTGAGCCCATTTGTGACAGCCGGAGAGGTAcctctgccctgaaaagcttatgGTCTGTTGGGGCAGAATCACAAACCAGTTAATGTTAATGCTTTATTCGGCCATAGCCAGCTGTCAACCTCTCCCTGTCCCTCAGGCACAAGAGACACGCAGGAAACAAAGCTGGAGTGAACCAGGTGGTGACAATCTCTGGCCAGCAGCTCAgatggcataatttagagcagctctTGGGCTGCTGTTTCAGGCCCCATCCAGTCCCAGGAGCAAAACGGAGGTTTATAGACACTTTTTTCCACCTTCCTTCCTCTAAGTGGAGCTTGGACAAACCCAGGGATTCAGAccttaaattgtttttaaaaacaccatcttGGTGATATTTTCATATGACCACAGAATCTTCTACTGTGACTGTTACAAGGTGCCTGGTTTGCGAACAGTTGCAGGAGACAATTTAATTCATGAGCAAATGAATGAATACAGTCCCTGGCTGTGCCCCTAGGGATGTCCTGCTCGAATATCCTCTAATACTCCAATTCTAGGGCACTTCCTGAGCAGTAAAGTGTCTGGTGCACTAGTAACACAGACCCATTAAAGAGCTGCTAGAGTTAGAAGGCAGCAATACTTGAACTTCTCCAAGTTTGTAACAAGCGAgctggaaggatggtccagtggttagggccctagCCTAGTACTTgacacccaggttcaattccttgaTACGCcataggcttcctgtgtgacctccgGCAAGCCACAcaggctctctgtgcctcagttccccatctgtgcaattaGATACTGTGGAGACGAGGGCCAGATGAGCACCTCAGGCAGAATGTCCATGAAGTCTTGGCTGGCAGGACCTACTTATATCCCTGCAGGCTGGTTTGGCTTCTCCTtgtgtccccttccccctctctccctgcactaACTCCTATTGCAAAAAGTTATTGGCTATCAGCTGGCCTGGTTTGAAAAGTTGCTTGATCATCCTGAGGAATTAATATGAAATGCACCATTACTGGCCACATCTGTCTTGGCTCCAGGCCCTGCCTTTGGCAAGCTGGTGAGGGTGGGGACACTTACATGATTTTGGGTTTAATGCTATTGTGGATTCACCAGTGCTGCAGAGCCTGAACAAATAACCCCTTCTCCTTCTCCAGAGTTGCTTTCTTCCCTCTCCACATTGGTGATCATGTCTTTATAGAAGAAGACTGCGTTGTCAATGCAGCCCAGATCGGCTCCTACGTTCACATAGGCAAGAACTGTGTCATTGTAAGTACGCGTGGTCGGTCTTCTTTCTTTAAACCCCTCAAATACAGTTAAGAACTTGCACGTCCTTTTGCTGGCTCAGAGCGTCAGGGAAATTCCCATCCTTGGGTTAAGAGAGATGGACTAACTTTGGATTGGACCAGAGGTTCCCATACCCTGGAACAGATGCTAGCCAGGGGTGGTCTGTATTGCCTTGGATGGTTCCCACTTTGATTGCTCTCCTCATGTCACACCCCCTCCCTCAGCTTGGAGCGtgaaaactctttgggggcagagactgtgcTCTTTTGTATTGAGACTGCTTCTAAAGTGAAGGTGCTGCCAAATCCGTAACTGGTCCCGGTCCCTCAGGCTTCTGGGCCAAATATAAAGGTGGAGTCTGCTGGATCCCACTCAGGTGTGTATGCGCTCTGCTCTGTGATGGAGCTGGAGATTGGGCTTTGGCGAAGGGCAGAACACACCCAGCCGACTGGGAAACAGCAGGTGCTAGCGGGGTTCTGAAACTGGCCCAGTTAGGTCTGGGAGGCCTTGAATAACAGGCCTAAGGCAAGTGTGGGGTTTGCCTGACCACGCCCAAGGGGGTCACTGGTGTAATGGATTATGCGGTTAGGGACACTGCCTTGTTTTAGTTGAGAACAACCTCTGAATTCTACATTTATACCCACTGATAATGCTAGGTCCTGCAGCCTCCTCAGCCGCttcagaggaagaaaggcagccaGCTGCTAGGAGTTCCGATTAACACGAGGTCTTTCTCATCACAGACATCAAACGCCGCAAAGCCACATTGCCTTCTGCTCCATACgaaatgtggggctgggggaggtgccAGCATGTACTGCCTGGAAGTGATCAAAGCTAGCTGGGAAGGCAGGAATGAGCCAGTGGCACAAAGAGGGAAGAATGCAATAATGGCTTGATGTTGACAGCCGGCAAAAATGGGGGTGGGTGTAATTAAATGAGGTGAAAGGCCCTTTCTGAGGCCTGTAACCTTATTACCTGAGACACCTTCAGTTTCTTCTCTCCAAGAGTAGctggtggaggcaggagaggccCCAAGGGCTCCTTTTTCAGAGCCCGTGTCCAGGGgtatctctctccctcccacaagGCAAACCAGGCTGGAAGACATTAGAAAAGCCTCATGAAGGAACTTACATACAATGGCATTGTGAGGCCTCTATAGCTCCTATCTGCCTATAATGAATGGCCAACAAATGACTCCCATTAGAAATGGCTTTCTGTATCAGTTGGCAGTTTATCATCAAGATTAATGTGTAGTTTGCTGTATCATCATTCAGCTAAATGAACGTATGGAGCATTAATTGCTAATGGTTTCAGACAGGCTGCCAAGCGTCTTTGAACAGGGTGACTCTTTCAAAAAGGTTAATGTCCTGAGTTGCATTAAATATTGCAGCAATTTCAGTCTAATCGCTGTTACCTGTTTCAAAGACACGCTTGTTCTTTTCAAGCATTGTGTTTACACAAAGCTAGACAAGTGGACGGTCCTATTAATTGCTATTTGTTTCTGGGCTTTGTCTGCCTCTTTAAGCCAAATAAAAGCAGTTGGGTTATTGGCATGCGTTAGGAATTGCTGATGTCAGGGTATCCAGAGGAGAGAGTGCTTTTCAGAGGTACAAGTGGAGCTCAGCACAGGTATAGATAATGCCATACAGTCAAGGTTATTGACTACTGCAATGGGGAATATTTTACCCGGTTACTACATGGTTAGGACTACCAATTCCGACTTGAATATCTACTTACCAGAAGTGACTTGTTTTAATATGCAAATCCCTACTGTGCATTTATGAGGAACACACAGATTTTTCCACACAGAAGACAATCTCTGCTAGTATGTGTTGATCTGTAAAACATTAAAGTTTGCAATGTATGTTAATGCACAAAAAGTTATTGTTGGCCAAAGTTACATAAAACATTTTTATACCTGCTCGGAGTGTATGGAAGCAAAGAGAGAGACTAGTAACTGTAGTGAGTGCACTAATGATTTCTAGACAGCCAGCATGGCACTAAGGGCTTATCTATACTAGAACATTTTTGCTGCTTTAATTATGCTGATATAATTTAAAGGGCATTTGCTGTTTTGTGTGGATGGAGTATAAGGGCAACATATCAGGATAGCTGATTTTGCTTCCCAAAGCagaaataagctataccagtataaggtAGCTTTatccagtataactgcatccatactAGGGCTATACCAGGACAACTACTggtaaaaaatcacacccctaaccaacatagttatgctggtgtaacttctagtatagaccaggcctaatagtGAAATCAGCAATCCGAGCTGAGAGGAGGAGAACCCTGGGCTGCAGGCAGACATCTTGCTTCTTACAAACAGCCCTTGCAACGGCTTTGACTAATCAAGAGCAGTCAGACTCACTTCTGAATATTCGAGACATGAGTAGGAATAAGACAAAGTGTGTTGTTCTTGTTGTTATACAATCAAACGGAATCCGGTCTTTGTTTTAGGGTCGTAGGTGTGTTTTGAAAGACTGCTGCAAAATTCTAGCCAACACAGTTCTACCCCCTGAAACCGTGGTCCCGCCTTTTACAGTCTTTTCAGGCTGCCCAGGTAAAGTCCATTTAATTTTACTTCCAGTATAAATTCAGCTAACTTATATcctgatatttaaaataaatacaacacATTGATGTGGAGAAGGCCAGGTAGGCTCCTTGATTGCACTGTCTTATAGTAAGAGAGGGGAGGGAAGTGCTCAGCTAAATGAAAAGTAACAATTCtaaccagtggaactcactgTCTCAGGATATTATTGGGACAGGAGCTTAGTGTGAGTAAGCATAGCATCTGCACATTCAGTAGCAAGGCTAATACAGCTAGGGCCTGTCAGTCTGATTGCCAGCTTGGACCATTCTTAGTTACAGAATCACTATCCATCAGAGCTCAGAATCAGCAAGGTGGCCTATCAAGCATCCAGCATTCCACAGGCAGGTCTGCTTTGGCATCAAGAAAGAGTCTCCTCTTCTCTCCCATATGCTCTGGATTTGTAGCTGCCTCCATAAACACAGCTGGAGAGAATTCTGTTAGACCACTGTGCATGTACTACATACATGGGCAGATGCTCCAAACTAAAGCCGGTGAATGCTCCTGTTAGACTACTCCTCTGTGCGGTTACAGAGCCCACCCcaacagcactgctgaccagaccGGAGGTGTAAATGTTCCAGTCATTTGGAAACAGCCGTGGTGGAAAGGTCAATGTAACCTTTGTTCCCTTGGTTACTAGCCTTTCTTTAGGAAAGAGCTTTCATGACCCTTGTTTATCGAGGGTGGGTGTAAGCCATGAAGGGATCTAGCTGGAGACAGACTGCCTTACTACATCTCATGGGGAAGCCACACTATTGTGTTGATCTACATGAGAGCAGTGTCCCTACACAAGCCCATCGGTTGCTGTTTAACCTGCAGTATATAGAGCATAAATACTAGAGGAGAAGCTGAATAAAACTCTCCCAGGCTCATTGCTTCCCAAGAGAACACGTGCACTCATGCTCTTCTTGGTTTTTCAGGGCTCTTCTCTGGAGAACTCCCAGAGTGCACCCAAGAGCTGATGATGGATGTTACAAAGAGCTATTACCAGAAGTTCTTGCCACTTACTCAGGTCTAGTAGCCTATTTACTGTGTTTCAGAGAAGTAAAGGCACTACAGGGagctttggggaggggagggatgtttAGTGAGCTCTGCTGTTTGGAGTGGCATGTCCTCGCTCTGTGCTATTAACACTACAGCTCCAGCAAGCAGAACCTTGTGAAAAGTTGCTGTGTCTTGTTTAAACTTTGTATATTTACTCAGATGTATTTCGTTCCATACTGTCTGTGAGGTGCGCCAGTAAATGTTTTGGGGTTGGAGTGCAGTTACAATTCCCGCTAGACTAATGCATCCTGCTGCTGTTGAGAAATGAGGCAGGACCCCACT includes the following:
- the DCTN5 gene encoding dynactin subunit 5 isoform X3 produces the protein MEPVSPRNFCCPFLYLFQFLYTHFLSLSAMGRPGLHAVLKASGNKVSRQSVLCGSQNIVLNGKTIVMNDCIIRGDLANVRVGRHCVVKSRSVIRPPFKKFSKGVAFFPLHIGDHVFIEEDCVVNAAQIGSYVHIGKNCVIGRRCVLKDCCKILANTVLPPETVVPPFTVFSGCPGLFSGELPECTQELMMDVTKSYYQKFLPLTQVASARA
- the DCTN5 gene encoding dynactin subunit 5 isoform X1 — translated: MDLSSMNLSSSPGDGGQHPPLWAHNRIRKPGRGVIAHGPRHRNHRSQSSAGTFSFSCQASGNKVSRQSVLCGSQNIVLNGKTIVMNDCIIRGDLANVRVGRHCVVKSRSVIRPPFKKFSKGVAFFPLHIGDHVFIEEDCVVNAAQIGSYVHIGKNCVIGRRCVLKDCCKILANTVLPPETVVPPFTVFSGCPGLFSGELPECTQELMMDVTKSYYQKFLPLTQVASARA
- the DCTN5 gene encoding dynactin subunit 5 isoform X2, with amino-acid sequence MELSEMLYNKSEYIETASGNKVSRQSVLCGSQNIVLNGKTIVMNDCIIRGDLANVRVGRHCVVKSRSVIRPPFKKFSKGVAFFPLHIGDHVFIEEDCVVNAAQIGSYVHIGKNCVIGRRCVLKDCCKILANTVLPPETVVPPFTVFSGCPGLFSGELPECTQELMMDVTKSYYQKFLPLTQVASARA